Proteins encoded within one genomic window of Streptomyces sp. NBC_01314:
- the eccCa gene encoding type VII secretion protein EccCa, giving the protein MTQQLVHRPARSTRPLRAAGGRTIEPPPNLPEGKAGTAATALLPMAGVMGSVVMMTVIRNSQFAALGAIVLVFALLGAVALFLSQRGKAQRTRRTQRERYLEYLEELREEFGADERQRRQLARVLDPPPEALYDLVRDPARLWERRRQDADFLRVRVGTGDVPVANLAIGQNQGGVLTPPDPFMLNEARALLARYSVANDCPITVPLDRAGNVSVVGDREGVLRVARALLVQVAVSHAPDDVAVAFGVPGERLADWEWVKWLPHVLDGQEHDGPVAARRIAPSLPQLARHFRHELGRRASYAAEVRRGLADRKALRLASRMLVVSDEYGETAAELPRPDTAVGLPDMGVTVLHLLEEQVHEPDQVSVRITVRGDQVVVEDLRAPEGIVVAEPHTVPAAHGTSDHVTAAGAEGLARSLAPLRLSAESAAEGTPVTGPVDFPGLLGIDDPAVLNLVDLWAPRGEREFLRVPIGLTDRHEPVLLDLKESSELGMGPHGLCVGATGSGKSELLRTLVLALAATHSPEDLALVLVDYKGGATFAPFTELPHVAGVITNLENQAGLVERVHSSLAGEVKRRQQVLKDAGNVADIGHYAALRATRRPDLEPLPHLFVVIDEFGELLTAKPDFIDLFLSIGRIGRSIGVHLLLSSQRIEGGKLKGLDTYLSYRLGLRTFSADESRTVLDTTDAFHLPPLPGFGYLKVDTSTYERFKAGYVSGAYRGPALVAQEDDTPLAWTYPTYNTLGSGPVSAADGVADEPRATKRETGPTVMSVMVDQLASAARPVRRIWLPPLPDAITLDAAAGPVRVDERGYRLAAAEGPLRVPLGVLDDPAKQWQGHWVLDLTVAGGHAAVIGGPQSGKTTLLRTLALSLATTHTPAEVAVYGLDLVGGGLSALSGLPHVGGIAGRADRERAARTVAEVRTMLVEREELFRKHGIDSVDQLRHLRKQGGLRELGSTDIVLIIDGFGALRDEFAELDDTVVDLLKRGGGYGIHVVGGMLRWNDVRIATQSMFGTRVELRLNDPSDSSVDRKLSETLSPDTPGRVLTDGRLFAQAALPRLDGRPSTGDLGPALENAARTIRSTWHGELAAPVRVLPTRLPSDRLPSLVAEPNRVPIGVDQDALAPALLDLFGSDQHLLILGDNECGKTNLLKLVAEQLVDRFSDEELVFGVFDPRRGLRGVIPEPYRGGYAHNAKLAANLATGIASELEKRMPESADPDASADEPAFEGPRIVILVDDYDILTTAGQQPLAPFLPYVSSAQDIGLHFVITRRVAGSSRAIYEPLLQTLRETGTAALLMTGERSEGQLFPGLYASAQPAGRGTLVRRGRAHQLIQTAMATDGNPEGPHSGPNLQGLPL; this is encoded by the coding sequence ATGGCGGGTGTCATGGGCTCGGTCGTGATGATGACCGTGATCCGTAACAGCCAGTTCGCGGCGCTCGGCGCGATCGTGCTGGTGTTCGCGCTGCTCGGCGCGGTCGCCCTCTTCCTGTCCCAGCGCGGCAAGGCCCAGCGCACCCGGCGTACGCAGCGGGAGCGGTATCTGGAGTATCTGGAGGAGCTGCGCGAGGAGTTCGGCGCGGACGAGCGGCAGCGGCGGCAGCTCGCGCGGGTGCTCGATCCGCCCCCGGAGGCGCTGTACGACCTGGTGCGCGACCCCGCCCGGCTCTGGGAGCGACGGCGGCAGGACGCGGACTTTTTGCGGGTGCGGGTCGGCACCGGTGACGTACCCGTGGCGAATCTGGCCATCGGGCAGAACCAGGGCGGGGTGCTGACCCCGCCGGATCCGTTCATGCTGAACGAGGCCCGGGCGCTGCTGGCCCGCTATTCCGTCGCCAACGACTGCCCGATCACCGTGCCGTTGGACCGCGCGGGCAACGTCAGCGTGGTCGGCGACCGGGAGGGCGTGCTGCGGGTGGCCCGCGCGCTCCTCGTCCAGGTCGCCGTCTCGCACGCGCCGGACGACGTGGCCGTGGCGTTCGGGGTGCCCGGCGAGCGGCTGGCGGACTGGGAGTGGGTCAAGTGGCTGCCGCATGTGCTGGACGGGCAGGAGCACGACGGTCCGGTGGCGGCCCGCCGGATCGCGCCGAGCCTGCCGCAGCTGGCCCGGCACTTCCGGCACGAGCTGGGCCGGCGCGCGTCGTACGCGGCGGAGGTGCGCCGGGGGCTCGCCGACCGCAAGGCGCTGAGGCTGGCGTCCCGCATGCTCGTCGTGAGCGACGAGTACGGGGAGACGGCCGCCGAACTGCCCCGGCCCGACACGGCGGTCGGGCTGCCCGACATGGGGGTCACCGTGCTGCATCTGCTGGAGGAGCAGGTCCACGAGCCCGATCAGGTGTCGGTGCGGATCACCGTGCGGGGCGACCAGGTCGTCGTGGAGGACCTGCGTGCTCCGGAGGGCATCGTGGTCGCGGAGCCCCACACCGTCCCGGCCGCGCACGGCACCTCCGACCACGTCACCGCCGCCGGTGCCGAAGGCCTCGCCCGGTCGCTCGCGCCGCTGCGGCTGTCCGCCGAGTCGGCCGCCGAGGGCACCCCGGTCACCGGCCCCGTCGACTTCCCTGGCCTCCTGGGCATCGACGACCCGGCCGTTCTGAACCTGGTGGACCTCTGGGCGCCGCGCGGTGAGCGTGAGTTCCTGCGCGTACCCATCGGCTTGACGGACCGTCACGAGCCCGTTCTCCTCGACCTCAAGGAGTCCTCGGAGCTGGGCATGGGCCCGCACGGGCTGTGTGTGGGCGCGACCGGTTCGGGCAAGAGCGAGCTGCTGCGCACCCTCGTACTGGCGCTCGCCGCCACCCACTCCCCCGAGGATCTGGCCCTCGTCCTGGTCGACTACAAGGGCGGCGCGACCTTCGCCCCGTTCACCGAACTCCCGCACGTGGCGGGCGTGATCACCAACCTGGAGAACCAGGCGGGGCTCGTCGAGCGTGTCCACTCCAGTCTCGCGGGCGAGGTCAAGCGGCGGCAGCAGGTGCTGAAGGACGCGGGGAACGTGGCCGACATCGGGCACTACGCCGCCCTGCGCGCCACCCGGCGGCCCGACCTCGAACCTCTCCCCCACCTCTTCGTCGTGATCGACGAGTTCGGTGAACTCCTCACCGCCAAGCCGGACTTCATCGACCTGTTTCTCTCCATCGGGCGCATCGGCCGTTCCATCGGCGTGCATCTGCTCCTCTCCAGCCAGCGCATCGAGGGCGGCAAGCTCAAGGGGCTCGACACCTACCTCTCGTACCGGCTGGGGCTGCGCACCTTCTCCGCCGACGAGTCGCGGACCGTGCTCGACACGACCGACGCGTTCCATCTGCCGCCGCTGCCGGGCTTCGGCTATCTGAAGGTGGACACGTCGACGTACGAGCGGTTCAAGGCGGGGTACGTGTCGGGCGCGTACCGGGGTCCCGCGCTGGTCGCGCAGGAGGACGACACACCGCTGGCCTGGACGTATCCGACGTACAACACGCTCGGCAGCGGGCCCGTGTCCGCCGCGGACGGGGTCGCCGACGAGCCCCGGGCGACCAAGCGGGAGACCGGGCCGACCGTGATGTCGGTGATGGTCGACCAACTCGCCTCCGCCGCGCGGCCGGTGCGGCGGATCTGGCTGCCGCCGCTGCCGGACGCGATCACGCTGGACGCGGCGGCCGGGCCGGTGCGGGTGGACGAGCGGGGGTACCGACTGGCCGCCGCCGAGGGGCCGTTGCGAGTGCCGCTCGGGGTGCTCGACGATCCGGCGAAGCAGTGGCAGGGGCACTGGGTGCTCGATCTGACGGTCGCGGGCGGTCACGCGGCGGTGATCGGCGGCCCCCAGTCCGGCAAGACGACGCTGCTGCGGACACTCGCACTGTCCCTCGCCACGACCCACACGCCCGCCGAAGTCGCCGTCTACGGGCTCGACCTGGTCGGCGGCGGGCTCTCCGCCCTCTCCGGACTGCCGCACGTCGGCGGGATCGCCGGGCGGGCCGACCGGGAGCGGGCCGCGCGGACGGTCGCCGAGGTGCGGACGATGCTGGTCGAACGGGAGGAGCTGTTCCGGAAGCACGGGATCGACTCCGTCGACCAGCTGCGGCACCTGCGGAAGCAGGGCGGGCTGCGGGAGCTGGGGTCCACCGACATCGTGCTGATCATCGACGGGTTCGGCGCGCTGCGCGACGAGTTCGCCGAGCTGGACGACACGGTCGTGGATCTGCTCAAACGCGGCGGCGGCTACGGCATCCATGTCGTCGGCGGCATGCTCCGCTGGAACGACGTACGGATCGCGACGCAGTCGATGTTCGGGACGCGGGTGGAGCTGCGGCTCAACGACCCGAGCGATTCGAGCGTGGACCGCAAGCTCTCCGAGACACTGTCACCCGACACTCCGGGGCGCGTCCTGACCGACGGCAGGCTGTTCGCGCAGGCCGCTCTCCCTCGCCTCGACGGACGGCCGTCGACGGGTGACCTCGGTCCGGCGCTGGAGAACGCGGCCCGTACGATCCGCTCCACCTGGCACGGTGAACTGGCCGCGCCCGTAAGGGTGTTGCCGACGCGGCTGCCGTCCGACCGGCTGCCGTCGCTGGTCGCCGAGCCGAACCGGGTCCCGATCGGGGTGGACCAGGACGCCCTGGCACCCGCCCTCCTCGACCTCTTCGGCTCGGACCAGCATCTGCTGATCCTGGGCGACAACGAGTGCGGCAAGACGAACCTGCTGAAGCTGGTCGCCGAGCAGCTCGTGGACCGTTTCTCGGACGAGGAGCTGGTCTTCGGTGTCTTCGACCCCCGGCGCGGGCTGCGGGGTGTGATCCCGGAGCCGTACCGGGGCGGGTACGCGCACAACGCGAAGCTCGCGGCGAACCTCGCGACGGGCATCGCGAGCGAGCTGGAGAAGCGGATGCCGGAGAGCGCCGACCCGGACGCGTCGGCCGACGAGCCCGCGTTCGAGGGCCCGCGGATCGTGATCCTGGTCGACGACTACGACATCCTCACCACCGCCGGGCAGCAGCCGCTGGCGCCGTTCCTGCCGTACGTGTCGTCGGCGCAGGACATCGGGCTGCACTTCGTGATCACGCGCCGGGTGGCGGGCTCCTCCCGGGCGATCTACGAACCGCTGCTGCAGACCCTCCGCGAGACCGGTACGGCCGCGCTGCTCATGACCGGTGAGCGGAGCGAGGGCCAGCTCTTCCCGGGTCTGTACGCCTCGGCGCAGCCGGCCGGGCGGGGCACGCTGGTCCGCCGGGGCCGGGCCCACCAGCTGATCCAGACCGCCATGGCGACCGACGGAAACCCCGAAGGACCACACTCAGGACCGAACCTTCAAGGACTCCCGCTGTGA